A stretch of the Cottoperca gobio chromosome 2, fCotGob3.1, whole genome shotgun sequence genome encodes the following:
- the slx9 gene encoding ribosome biogenesis protein SLX9 homolog produces MVGKIKHVRQKLHQEAVKLHTQSVLLPPSVTAEKPAAAAAAAAAAAAAGLHKTSPPLLENNKNNVKQAPGESCFPSGIFAGTHIAPEALVQTLKFEEAPHVPVPAKTGPEQKRVQSKKEKMKERRDRWLNKIGSIKQAKEQQAAEARRQATPVVGDMRPLADALPELSQLIAPAATAPVARRKSRKNKVPVKRPEPTDFSQMKQSQKRRLLETESSRFSSAVKTLSAKMNPLADIGEQLRKRMRQEEEQGPS; encoded by the exons ATGGTGGGAAAGATCAAACATGTCCGCCAGAAGCTTCACCAGGAGGCCGTGAAGCTccacacacagtctgtgttATTACCTCCGAGTGTAACGGCAGAGAAGCCtgccgctgccgccgccgctgccgctgctgcgGCCGCCGCAGGACTACACAAAACAAGTCCTCCACTTCTGGAAAATAACAAGAACAATGTCAAACAG GCTCCGGGGGAGAGCTGCTTCCCCTCGGGGATCTTCGCGGGCACTCACATCGCTCCAGAGGCGCTGGTACAAACATTGAAGTTTGAGGAAGCTCCACATGTACCCGTACCTGCTAAGACAG GCCCAGAGCAGAAGAGAGTCCAGtcaaagaaagagaagatgaaggagaggagggacaggtggCTAAACA aAATCGGCTCCATTAAACAGGCCAAGGAACAGCAGGCGGCCGAGGCGCGGAGGCAGGCCACGCCCGTGGTGGGGGACATGAGGCCGCTGGCCGACGCACTGCCGGAGCTCTCTCAGCTCATCGCCCCCGCAGCTACAGCCCCTGTCGCTCGCCGCAAgagcaggaaaaacaaagt GCCGGTGAAGAGGCCTGAGCCAACAGACTTCAGCCAGATGAAACAGTCACAGAAACGCAGACTCCT GGAAACCGAGAGCAGCCGCTTCAGCAGCGCGGTGAAGACCCTCTCGGCCAAGATGAACCCTCTGGCTGACATCGGTGAGCagctgaggaagaggatgaggcaGGAAGAAGAGCAAGGCCCCAGCTAA